A part of Candidatus Eisenbacteria bacterium genomic DNA contains:
- a CDS encoding NADH-quinone oxidoreductase subunit D, with product MEIQMGPSHPASHGTIKFNLKLDGETIVEVDVEIGYLHRGFEKMCEQGTWNHCFPYADRLNYASPLLNNVGFALAVEKLAGLETPERCQYIRVIAGEISRIADHLTCLGMGASEVGALSAAFYMLEAREFLYDLVEAITGARLTVTYCRLGGVTNDLPHDMRERTTKAFASVRNVVRDCDKLLSRNRIFVDRMAGVGKLARDEAISLGLTGPLLRAAGVEYDVRKAYPYLVYDRLDFMVPTGSNGDNYDRFMVRMVEIEQSMRIVEQALQQIPEGPVTATDPRFVLPPKNEVYGSIEGLMNHFKLVIEGQKVPAGEVYVATEGGNGELGFYLVSDGSGRPYRVRVRPPCFYAMGAIGRMLQGAMIADVITTFGQVNMIGGECDR from the coding sequence GGAAATCCAGATGGGGCCGTCGCACCCCGCGTCGCACGGCACCATCAAGTTCAACCTGAAGCTCGACGGCGAGACCATCGTCGAGGTCGACGTCGAGATCGGGTACCTGCACCGCGGCTTCGAGAAGATGTGCGAGCAGGGGACGTGGAACCACTGCTTCCCCTACGCCGATCGTCTGAACTACGCCTCGCCGCTCCTGAACAACGTCGGGTTCGCGCTCGCCGTCGAGAAGCTCGCCGGCCTCGAGACGCCCGAGCGCTGCCAGTACATCCGCGTCATTGCGGGCGAGATCTCCCGCATCGCCGACCACCTCACGTGCCTCGGCATGGGCGCGAGCGAGGTCGGCGCGCTGTCGGCCGCCTTCTACATGCTGGAGGCGCGCGAGTTCCTCTACGACCTCGTCGAGGCCATCACCGGCGCACGGCTCACGGTCACGTACTGCCGCCTGGGCGGGGTCACGAACGACCTGCCGCACGACATGCGCGAGCGGACGACGAAGGCATTCGCGAGCGTCCGCAACGTCGTCCGCGACTGCGACAAGCTCCTGTCGCGCAACCGCATCTTCGTCGATCGCATGGCCGGCGTCGGCAAGCTCGCGCGCGACGAGGCGATCTCGCTGGGACTCACGGGGCCGCTCCTGCGGGCGGCCGGCGTCGAGTACGACGTGCGCAAGGCGTACCCGTACCTCGTCTACGATCGGCTCGACTTCATGGTTCCGACCGGTTCCAACGGCGACAACTACGATCGCTTCATGGTCCGCATGGTCGAGATCGAGCAGAGCATGCGCATCGTCGAGCAGGCCCTCCAGCAGATCCCCGAGGGACCGGTGACGGCGACCGACCCGCGCTTCGTCCTGCCGCCGAAGAACGAGGTCTACGGCTCGATCGAGGGCCTGATGAACCACTTCAAGCTCGTCATCGAGGGTCAGAAGGTCCCGGCCGGCGAGGTCTACGTCGCGACCGAGGGCGGCAACGGCGAGCTCGGGTTCTACCTCGTCTCCGACGGCAGCGGGCGTCCGTATCGGGTGCGCGTCCGCCCGCCCTGCTTCTACGCCATGGGCGCGATCGGACGGATGCTCCAGGGTGCCATGATCGCCGACGTCATCACGACCTTCGGGCAGGTGAACATGATCGGAGGCGAGTGTGACCGCTGA